In one window of Thermodesulfobacteriota bacterium DNA:
- the argH gene encoding argininosuccinate lyase — protein sequence MKKKAWSGRFTESTDRLVEEFNASIGFDCRLFRHDIRGSIAHAKVLVKAGILKESEARRIISGLKEVEKEIASGKARLAPELEDIHMAVEALLTGKIGPLGGKLHTGRSRNDQVALDVRLYLKDEIFEILGLAHGLKAALVETAEANLDAVMPGYTHLQRAQPVLLAHHLLAYYEMLKRDTGRLMDCLERMDEMPLGAGALAGSPYALDRQYAARLLGFSRVTGNSLDSVSDRDFAIEFLSAASILMMHLSRLSEEMILWSSQEFGFIELSDAFSTGSSIMPQKKNPDVAELARGKTGRVYGHLVSLLTTMKSLPLAYNKDMQEDKEPLFDTIDTVKTVLKVYAPMLRTMKVNRERMLRATGAGFLNATDAADYLVRKGLPFREAHEAAGRAVAYCIKNDKTLEELDINEWKALSPLFREDIKDAVSIKRSLNARKVYGGTAPENVKKMLRLAKKEIEKGAC from the coding sequence ATGAAAAAGAAGGCGTGGTCAGGCAGGTTCACCGAATCCACGGACAGGCTCGTGGAGGAGTTTAACGCCTCAATCGGGTTCGACTGCCGCCTCTTCAGGCACGATATAAGGGGCTCAATCGCTCACGCGAAGGTCCTTGTAAAGGCAGGCATCCTCAAGGAATCCGAGGCAAGGCGGATAATAAGCGGGCTTAAGGAAGTGGAAAAGGAGATAGCCTCGGGAAAGGCAAGGCTTGCGCCCGAGCTTGAGGACATCCATATGGCTGTCGAGGCGCTCCTTACAGGGAAGATAGGCCCTCTAGGCGGCAAGCTCCACACCGGAAGGAGCAGGAACGACCAGGTTGCCCTTGACGTAAGGCTCTATCTAAAGGACGAGATATTCGAGATCTTGGGTCTCGCGCACGGGCTTAAGGCCGCGCTCGTCGAGACCGCAGAGGCGAACCTGGATGCGGTCATGCCGGGCTACACGCACCTCCAGAGGGCGCAGCCCGTGCTCCTTGCGCACCATCTCCTCGCGTATTACGAGATGCTCAAGCGCGATACCGGAAGGCTCATGGACTGCCTTGAGAGGATGGACGAGATGCCGCTCGGCGCGGGCGCGCTCGCCGGAAGCCCCTATGCCCTCGACAGGCAGTACGCCGCAAGGCTTTTGGGGTTTTCCAGGGTTACCGGCAACAGCCTCGATTCAGTAAGCGACAGGGACTTCGCAATAGAGTTCCTCTCGGCGGCTTCAATTTTGATGATGCATCTGTCGCGCCTCTCGGAGGAGATGATACTATGGTCGTCGCAGGAGTTCGGCTTCATCGAGCTCTCCGACGCCTTCTCGACCGGCTCCTCCATAATGCCGCAGAAGAAGAACCCTGACGTGGCCGAGCTTGCGAGAGGGAAGACAGGCAGGGTCTACGGCCATCTCGTCTCTCTCCTCACCACCATGAAGTCGCTCCCGCTCGCCTATAACAAGGACATGCAGGAGGACAAGGAGCCGCTCTTCGATACAATCGACACCGTGAAGACCGTGCTGAAGGTATACGCGCCCATGCTCAGGACCATGAAGGTGAACCGGGAAAGGATGCTCAGGGCGACAGGCGCGGGCTTCCTTAACGCGACCGACGCAGCCGACTACCTCGTCCGCAAGGGCCTGCCCTTCAGGGAGGCGCACGAGGCCGCAGGCAGGGCCGTAGCCTACTGCATAAAGAACGACAAGACCCTTGAAGAGCTTGACATCAATGAATGGAAGGCGCTTTCGCCGCTCTTCAGGGAAGATATAAAAGATGCGGTCTCCATAAAGAGATCGCTCAACGCAAGGAAGGTCTACGGCGGCACGGCGCCGGAAAACGTCAAAAAGATGCTCCGGCTAGCTAAAAAGGAAATAGAAAAGGGGGCATGCTGA
- the lysA gene encoding diaminopimelate decarboxylase yields MHFFEYKGKDFYAEGVPVGRIIKEIGTPVYIYSQKTLKRHYKAYDEAFGSVAHLICYSIKANSNISVLRAFAEEGSGFDIVSGGELFRALKAGADPRKIVFSGVGKREDEIEYALKSNILMFNVESAQELRAIDAIAGRLRKKAGIAIRVNPDVDPKTHPYISTGLKKNKFGIETGEAYKEYLNAKRRLKNVDPIGIDCHIGSQITKIGPFVDALRKTTDLLKKLRAEGVEIKYLDMGGGLGITYDREEPPHPSRYGEAVMKGTKGLGVTLIFEPGRSMVGNAGILATTVVYTKKNARKNFVIVDAAMNDLARPSLYGSYHAIKAVKKNGKREMVADVVGPICESGDFLAKDREMPQVSPGDAIALMSAGAYGFSMSSNYNTRPRAAEVMVRGREFSVIRKRESLEDLVRGEEARPAMKRKKAARRK; encoded by the coding sequence ATGCATTTTTTCGAGTACAAGGGCAAGGACTTCTACGCCGAGGGAGTACCTGTCGGGCGGATAATAAAGGAGATAGGCACGCCGGTATACATCTACAGCCAGAAGACCTTGAAGCGCCACTACAAAGCCTATGACGAGGCCTTCGGGAGTGTGGCGCACCTCATCTGCTACTCCATAAAGGCGAACTCCAATATTTCGGTCCTCCGGGCCTTTGCCGAGGAGGGTAGCGGCTTCGACATAGTCTCCGGCGGGGAGCTCTTCAGGGCCCTTAAGGCCGGGGCAGACCCGCGTAAGATAGTCTTTTCCGGCGTGGGCAAGAGGGAAGATGAGATAGAGTACGCGCTTAAAAGCAACATACTAATGTTCAATGTGGAGTCGGCCCAGGAGCTACGCGCCATAGACGCGATAGCCGGGCGCTTGAGGAAAAAAGCGGGGATAGCCATAAGGGTAAACCCGGACGTGGACCCCAAGACCCACCCGTACATATCCACCGGGCTCAAGAAGAACAAGTTCGGAATCGAGACGGGCGAGGCGTATAAGGAATACCTGAACGCCAAAAGGCGCCTTAAGAACGTGGACCCCATCGGCATAGACTGCCACATAGGCTCGCAGATAACGAAGATCGGCCCGTTCGTGGACGCGCTCCGCAAGACGACCGATCTCCTTAAGAAGCTCAGGGCCGAAGGCGTCGAGATAAAGTACCTGGACATGGGCGGCGGTCTCGGCATCACCTATGACAGGGAAGAGCCGCCGCACCCGAGCAGATACGGCGAGGCGGTCATGAAGGGCACGAAGGGCCTCGGCGTGACATTGATATTCGAGCCCGGAAGGTCTATGGTCGGGAACGCGGGCATACTCGCAACGACCGTCGTCTACACCAAGAAGAATGCCAGGAAGAACTTCGTGATAGTGGACGCGGCCATGAACGACCTCGCGAGGCCCAGCCTCTACGGCTCGTACCACGCGATAAAGGCTGTCAAAAAGAACGGCAAGAGGGAGATGGTCGCCGACGTGGTCGGCCCGATCTGCGAATCCGGCGATTTCCTCGCCAAGGACAGGGAGATGCCGCAGGTGTCGCCCGGCGACGCGATAGCCCTCATGAGCGCGGGCGCATACGGTTTTTCAATGTCGAGCAACTACAACACCAGGCCCCGGGCCGCCGAGGTGATGGTAAGGGGCAGGGAGTTCTCGGTAATAAGGAAGAGGGAGAGCCTCGAAGACCTCGTCAGGGGAGAGGAAGCGCGTCCCGCGATGAAAAGGAAAAAGGCAGCCCGGAGAAAGTAA
- a CDS encoding aminopeptidase: MADPRVKKLASILVNHSLGVKKNDTVLISSSTELAKPLVLEVFREVLKAGGHPTTSIGFEETSNIFFDTATKEQVAFFPKTKLFEAKNIDCFVNIRASANKKALSNVDPRVVGERSKVLRPISEEIVNRKRWILCNFPTNGLAQEADMSLEEYEDFVYSATNIDWNKVRQKEMKLKAALDRAKEVRIVGKDTDLKMGIRGRKAIPCYGERNMPDGEVFLSPEEDSAEGYIYYEMPAIYQGREVTGIRLRFKGGKVVEASADKNEDFLIAMLDTDKGARFLGELGVGVNYGIQKFTKDILFDEKIGGTVHLAVGRSYEEAGGKNISAIHWDMIKDLRKGGAIYLDGKAIQKSGRFLI, encoded by the coding sequence ATGGCAGACCCGCGCGTCAAAAAACTTGCGTCGATACTCGTCAACCACTCTCTGGGGGTCAAGAAGAACGATACCGTCCTCATAAGCTCCTCGACAGAGCTTGCCAAGCCCCTGGTGCTCGAGGTCTTCAGGGAGGTATTGAAGGCCGGAGGCCACCCCACGACGAGCATAGGTTTTGAGGAGACCTCCAACATATTCTTCGACACGGCCACAAAAGAGCAGGTCGCCTTCTTCCCCAAGACAAAGCTCTTCGAGGCGAAGAACATCGACTGCTTCGTCAATATCAGGGCCTCGGCCAACAAAAAGGCGCTCTCGAACGTGGACCCAAGGGTCGTGGGCGAGAGGAGCAAGGTATTACGGCCCATAAGCGAGGAGATCGTGAACCGCAAGAGGTGGATCCTCTGCAACTTCCCCACCAACGGGCTCGCGCAGGAGGCGGACATGAGCCTCGAGGAGTACGAGGACTTCGTCTATAGCGCCACTAATATCGACTGGAACAAGGTAAGGCAGAAGGAGATGAAGCTCAAGGCCGCGCTCGACAGGGCCAAAGAGGTGAGGATAGTCGGCAAGGACACGGACCTGAAAATGGGGATTAGGGGCAGGAAGGCCATCCCCTGCTACGGCGAGAGGAATATGCCAGACGGAGAGGTCTTCCTGTCGCCCGAGGAGGACTCTGCCGAGGGTTACATCTACTACGAGATGCCCGCCATATACCAGGGGCGCGAGGTCACTGGCATACGGCTCAGGTTCAAGGGCGGGAAGGTCGTTGAGGCGAGCGCGGACAAGAACGAGGACTTCCTCATAGCCATGCTCGACACGGACAAGGGCGCGCGCTTCCTCGGCGAGCTTGGGGTGGGCGTCAACTACGGCATCCAGAAGTTCACGAAGGACATCCTCTTTGATGAGAAGATAGGCGGCACCGTGCACCTGGCCGTAGGCAGGTCCTACGAGGAGGCCGGGGGCAAGAACATATCCGCCATACACTGGGACATGATAAAGGATTTGAGAAAGGGCGGGGCCATATATCTCGACGGTAAGGCGATACAGAAGAGCGGGAGATTTTTGATTTAG
- a CDS encoding D-sedoheptulose 7-phosphate isomerase, with translation MKNDDIAARSFKESIRAKEKFLTPENVSAVVRSAEMISEAFKKGGKLLIAGNGGSAADAQHLAAEFVNRFEVERPPLPAIALTTDSSALTSIGNDYSFDQVFSKQVTALGRPEDVLIAITTSGNSRNILKAIEAAGAVGMKVIILTGKGGGLLAGKGDVFISVDAQRTARIQEVHITFCHAVCELVDHMLFQKV, from the coding sequence ATGAAAAATGACGACATAGCCGCGAGATCATTTAAGGAGAGCATCAGGGCCAAGGAGAAGTTCCTGACCCCTGAAAACGTCTCGGCAGTCGTGCGCTCGGCCGAGATGATTTCCGAGGCGTTCAAGAAGGGCGGGAAGCTCTTGATCGCCGGGAACGGCGGCTCTGCCGCGGACGCCCAGCACCTGGCAGCCGAGTTCGTGAACAGGTTCGAGGTCGAGAGGCCGCCGCTCCCCGCCATAGCGCTTACGACCGATTCGTCAGCGCTTACGAGCATAGGGAACGACTACTCCTTCGACCAGGTCTTCTCAAAGCAGGTAACAGCGCTCGGCAGGCCCGAGGACGTATTGATAGCCATAACCACGAGCGGGAACTCCCGGAATATCCTCAAGGCAATCGAGGCCGCCGGGGCCGTTGGGATGAAGGTAATAATACTCACCGGAAAGGGCGGAGGGCTCCTTGCCGGAAAAGGCGACGTATTCATAAGCGTGGACGCCCAGAGGACCGCCCGCATACAGGAGGTGCACATCACCTTCTGCCACGCGGTATGCGAGCTGGTGGACCATATGCTATTCCAGAAGGTTTAG
- the dapA gene encoding 4-hydroxy-tetrahydrodipicolinate synthase translates to MFTGSITALVTPFRDGRVDEEALKRLVEFQITNGSDGLVPCGTTGESATLSYEEHDRVIELTIEAAAGRVPVIAGTGSNSTAETIALTKHAESAGAKAALLITPYYNKPTQQGLYEHYRKVAEEVSIPIILYNVPGRTSVNMLPETTARLSELKNIVGIKEATGDLKQVSDTIEFSKKGFIVLSGDDFTTLPLLAIGGHGVISVTSNVVPGMVSDMIKAFRRGDLNGARDLHYRLEPLNRAMFVETNPVPVKTALSMMGMIGPEMRLPLVGMKDENRERLASVLDGFGLLAKGARR, encoded by the coding sequence ATGTTCACAGGCTCGATAACCGCCCTGGTCACGCCCTTCAGGGACGGAAGGGTCGATGAGGAGGCCCTCAAGAGGCTCGTCGAGTTTCAGATAACTAACGGCTCGGACGGGCTCGTGCCGTGCGGAACGACCGGCGAGTCCGCGACCCTTTCCTACGAGGAGCATGACAGGGTAATAGAGCTCACCATAGAGGCCGCCGCCGGCAGGGTCCCTGTCATAGCCGGGACAGGCTCAAACTCCACGGCAGAGACCATAGCCCTCACGAAGCACGCCGAGAGCGCTGGCGCAAAGGCCGCTCTCCTCATAACGCCCTACTACAACAAGCCGACCCAGCAGGGCCTTTACGAGCATTACAGGAAGGTGGCCGAGGAGGTCTCCATTCCCATAATATTATACAACGTGCCCGGGAGGACCAGCGTAAACATGCTCCCGGAGACGACCGCGAGGCTTTCGGAGCTTAAGAACATAGTCGGGATTAAAGAGGCGACCGGCGACCTCAAGCAGGTGAGCGACACCATCGAGTTCTCGAAAAAGGGCTTCATCGTCCTCTCGGGAGACGACTTCACGACCCTGCCGCTTCTCGCGATAGGCGGGCACGGCGTGATATCCGTCACCTCGAACGTGGTCCCCGGCATGGTATCTGATATGATAAAGGCGTTCAGGCGGGGCGACCTCAACGGGGCCCGGGACCTCCATTACAGGCTCGAGCCCCTAAATAGGGCCATGTTCGTGGAGACGAACCCTGTCCCGGTGAAGACGGCCCTTTCCATGATGGGCATGATAGGCCCCGAGATGAGGCTTCCGCTCGTGGGCATGAAGGATGAGAATAGGGAAAGGCTCGCGTCCGTCCTGGACGGCTTCGGGCTATTGGCGAAAGGAGCCCGGAGATGA
- a CDS encoding diguanylate cyclase — MGVDTMTIERTNSNKVLIIDDNLTNKAAIEDVLAENGFETKAAADGKEGLRILHEWVPNVILLDLVMPGMDGMSVCREIRRMNISPRPSIIIISVKDDKESIVNALTSGADDFIVKPLNGAELVARVKAQKRICEFYSELEEDKKNLETLLDITTAMAATLDASEILGTIVDKVAATTNAVRCSIVLISTHENEGYVLASHEDPQVKELKIDLSKYPEIKQVMSSKMPLALEDVLGNPIMSQVRDNIKDLAGMSILILPIVFNDEVLGTLFLRTRKKKNGFTQKEIDFCRIVANASFHALRNARLFEKVVKEKDVLKEMAVRDHLTNLYNHNFFYSRLEEEFERAVRYETPLSLIMIDIDNFKNINDTYGHRVGDMVLKEISALIKKGVRKTDIVARYGGEEFSVILPHTLLKGAIDEAERLREMIEAHAYAGLVNQRITVSIGVASYPQKGAMNSGDLVNHADDALYKAKWSGKNCVKVAEV, encoded by the coding sequence ATGGGCGTAGACACTATGACAATCGAGAGGACGAACAGCAACAAGGTCCTCATAATCGACGACAACCTCACCAATAAGGCCGCGATCGAGGACGTCCTAGCCGAGAACGGGTTCGAGACCAAAGCCGCTGCTGACGGCAAGGAGGGGCTCCGGATACTCCATGAATGGGTGCCGAATGTAATACTCCTCGACCTGGTCATGCCAGGCATGGACGGAATGAGCGTCTGCCGCGAGATCAGGCGGATGAACATCTCCCCCCGGCCCTCCATAATCATAATCTCCGTTAAGGACGACAAGGAATCCATCGTAAACGCGCTTACGAGCGGGGCCGACGACTTCATAGTTAAGCCCCTGAACGGGGCCGAGCTCGTGGCCAGGGTAAAGGCCCAGAAGAGGATATGCGAATTCTACAGTGAGCTCGAGGAGGACAAGAAAAACCTCGAGACGCTCCTCGACATCACGACGGCAATGGCCGCCACCCTCGACGCCTCGGAGATACTCGGCACCATAGTGGACAAGGTTGCCGCGACGACCAACGCCGTCAGGTGCTCGATTGTGCTGATATCAACGCACGAGAACGAGGGCTACGTGCTCGCCTCACACGAGGACCCGCAGGTAAAGGAGCTCAAGATCGACCTTTCCAAGTATCCCGAGATAAAGCAGGTCATGTCGAGCAAGATGCCGCTCGCGCTCGAGGATGTGCTCGGGAACCCCATAATGTCCCAGGTCCGCGACAATATAAAAGACCTGGCGGGCATGAGCATCCTCATCCTCCCCATAGTATTCAACGACGAGGTCCTCGGCACCCTCTTCCTCAGGACCAGGAAGAAAAAGAACGGGTTCACGCAGAAGGAGATAGACTTCTGCAGGATAGTGGCCAACGCCTCCTTCCACGCGCTCAGGAACGCTCGCCTCTTCGAGAAGGTGGTGAAGGAGAAGGACGTCCTGAAGGAGATGGCCGTAAGGGACCACCTCACTAACCTCTACAACCACAACTTCTTCTATTCGAGGCTCGAAGAGGAGTTCGAGAGGGCGGTTAGGTACGAAACGCCCCTTTCCCTCATAATGATCGACATCGACAATTTCAAGAACATAAACGACACCTACGGCCACAGGGTGGGCGACATGGTCTTGAAGGAAATATCCGCCCTCATCAAGAAGGGCGTGAGGAAGACGGACATAGTGGCCCGCTACGGAGGGGAGGAGTTCTCGGTCATACTCCCGCACACGCTTTTGAAGGGCGCGATCGACGAGGCCGAGAGGCTCCGCGAGATGATAGAGGCGCACGCGTACGCCGGGCTCGTGAACCAGAGGATAACCGTAAGCATCGGGGTCGCCTCATATCCGCAGAAGGGGGCAATGAACTCCGGCGACCTCGTGAACCACGCGG
- a CDS encoding DsbC family protein produces MKRIKVLALVSALAIAASYAPGAGAFESKGGNCAECHTLSNDEASKLLKADKFKAQVKEVRLSPVKGLWEVELVQGEKVIIVHVDFAKKTLIEGKLTELAELGEPKPLRKVDLKDVSLEKAVVMGDPKAEKKVVVFSDPDCPYCARLHEELKKINAERKDIAFYIKMYPLAIHPNAYEKSKAIACKKSIKLLEDAFAGKKLPKPDCETQEVDNNIRLAEGLGINGTPALVMPDGRLFPGYAPADVLIGVIDNRKN; encoded by the coding sequence ATGAAAAGGATAAAGGTCCTGGCACTCGTTTCAGCACTGGCAATAGCCGCCTCGTACGCCCCCGGGGCCGGGGCCTTCGAGTCGAAAGGGGGGAACTGCGCCGAGTGCCATACACTCTCCAACGATGAGGCCTCGAAACTCCTTAAGGCCGACAAGTTCAAGGCCCAGGTCAAGGAGGTCCGCTTGAGCCCCGTGAAGGGCCTATGGGAGGTGGAGCTGGTCCAGGGAGAAAAGGTCATAATCGTCCACGTGGACTTCGCGAAAAAGACCCTCATAGAGGGGAAGCTCACGGAGCTGGCCGAGCTCGGCGAGCCGAAGCCGCTCCGGAAAGTCGACCTCAAGGACGTTTCGCTTGAAAAGGCCGTTGTCATGGGAGACCCCAAGGCGGAGAAGAAGGTTGTGGTCTTCAGCGACCCGGACTGCCCGTACTGCGCCAGGCTGCACGAGGAGCTCAAAAAGATAAACGCCGAGAGGAAGGACATCGCCTTTTACATTAAGATGTACCCCCTCGCGATACACCCCAACGCCTATGAGAAGAGCAAGGCCATCGCCTGCAAGAAGTCGATAAAGCTCCTTGAGGACGCCTTTGCCGGGAAGAAGCTCCCCAAGCCCGATTGCGAGACCCAGGAAGTGGACAATAACATCCGGCTCGCCGAGGGGCTCGGCATAAACGGCACCCCGGCCCTAGTCATGCCCGACGGCAGGCTCTTCCCCGGGTACGCGCCCGCGGATGTGCTCATCGGGGTCATAGACAACCGGAAGAACTGA
- the dapF gene encoding diaminopimelate epimerase, which translates to MKFSKMHGLGNDFIVIDARSKEIPSIAGKLKKLSDRRFGVGFDQALILKASKKADFRMDIYNSDGGRVEMCGNGIRCLAEYIWSNGLSRKRRLDIETLAGIIRPERKGKLVRVDMGEPVLEGSLVPTLAEGRIIDRRLAAGDRSFEITCVSMGNPHCVIYVDDLDGFPVAKYGALLEVNRFFPRKTNVEFIEVMGRKRIKMRVWERGAGETLACGTGASAAAVASILKGLTDNKVAVLLKGGRLDIEWSKKDNHVYMTGPAEEVFRGEVKV; encoded by the coding sequence ATAAAATTTTCCAAGATGCACGGCCTCGGGAACGACTTCATCGTCATAGACGCGAGGTCGAAGGAGATCCCGAGTATAGCCGGGAAGCTCAAGAAGCTATCTGACCGGCGGTTCGGGGTCGGCTTCGACCAGGCGCTCATACTGAAGGCCTCGAAAAAGGCGGACTTCAGGATGGACATCTACAACAGCGACGGCGGCAGGGTCGAGATGTGCGGCAACGGCATACGCTGCCTTGCCGAGTACATCTGGTCGAACGGGCTTTCGAGAAAGCGCCGGCTGGACATAGAAACGCTTGCGGGTATAATAAGACCCGAAAGGAAAGGGAAGCTCGTAAGGGTGGACATGGGCGAGCCGGTCCTGGAAGGGAGCCTCGTCCCGACGCTCGCGGAGGGCCGGATAATAGACAGGAGGCTTGCCGCGGGCGACAGGTCCTTCGAGATAACCTGCGTCTCGATGGGCAACCCGCACTGCGTGATATATGTGGATGACCTGGACGGGTTTCCGGTCGCGAAGTACGGCGCGCTCCTGGAGGTCAACAGGTTCTTCCCCAGGAAGACGAACGTGGAGTTCATCGAGGTCATGGGGAGGAAGAGGATAAAGATGCGGGTATGGGAGCGGGGCGCCGGAGAGACGCTTGCCTGCGGAACCGGGGCGTCTGCGGCGGCGGTCGCGTCCATTCTGAAGGGCCTTACGGACAACAAGGTCGCGGTCCTCCTGAAGGGCGGCAGGCTCGATATCGAATGGTCGAAGAAGGACAACCACGTATACATGACCGGACCGGCGGAAGAGGTCTTCAGGGGAGAGGTAAAGGTTTGA
- the dapB gene encoding 4-hydroxy-tetrahydrodipicolinate reductase: MIRIAVTGAAGRMGRAIVSAIEANPATSFAGALEREDSPYLGKDAGEMAGIGKSGIRITDSPEKAFRKADAIIDFSTPESSMRILELAVRSGKALVIGTTGFSFHQRDEIKEISGGGKVVMAPNMSVGVNLLLRLVQEAAMVVGREYDIEIIEAHHRHKKDAPSGTALRIAEVAASAVGRDLDSVAVYERKGIIGERKPEEIGIQTIRAGDIVGDHTIIFAGPGERIEITHKASSRDTFAAGAVRAAVWVMDKPNGLYDMQDVLGLKRL, from the coding sequence ATGATCAGGATAGCGGTGACCGGCGCTGCCGGGAGGATGGGCAGGGCCATAGTAAGCGCGATAGAGGCGAACCCCGCGACCTCCTTTGCCGGGGCCCTTGAAAGGGAGGACTCCCCGTACCTCGGGAAGGACGCGGGCGAGATGGCAGGAATAGGAAAATCGGGTATAAGGATAACCGACAGCCCGGAAAAGGCGTTCAGGAAGGCGGACGCGATAATAGACTTCAGCACCCCCGAATCTTCCATGAGGATACTGGAGCTTGCCGTAAGGTCCGGGAAGGCGCTGGTAATAGGGACTACCGGGTTCTCCTTCCACCAGCGGGACGAGATAAAGGAGATCTCCGGGGGCGGAAAGGTCGTGATGGCCCCTAACATGTCCGTGGGCGTAAACCTCCTTCTGAGGCTCGTACAGGAGGCGGCAATGGTCGTGGGCAGGGAATATGACATCGAGATCATCGAGGCGCACCACAGGCACAAGAAGGACGCCCCGTCAGGGACGGCGCTCCGGATAGCCGAGGTCGCCGCGAGCGCGGTGGGGCGGGACCTCGACAGCGTCGCGGTTTATGAAAGGAAAGGGATAATCGGCGAGAGGAAGCCCGAGGAGATAGGCATACAGACAATAAGGGCCGGGGACATAGTGGGCGACCACACCATAATATTCGCGGGGCCCGGCGAGAGGATAGAGATAACCCACAAGGCCTCGTCAAGGGACACTTTCGCGGCGGGTGCCGTGAGGGCCGCGGTCTGGGTGATGGACAAGCCGAACGGGCTTTATGACATGCAGGACGTGCTGGGGCTTAAGCGCCTCTAA
- a CDS encoding TIGR01212 family radical SAM protein (This family includes YhcC from E. coli K-12, an uncharacterized radical SAM protein.) — MPEPYNNLSSHLKSVFGCRVFKVSIDTGLPCPNRRGGARGGCTFCVESTLVTKTFKAGMGVREQLIAGMEYVGKRYRAEKFIAYFQQGTNTNAPADALRGYFREALVPEVAAIAVGTRPDCLGDAALGLLSELGKERPLWVELGLQSANDETLSRINRGHTAAQFKDAVLRAAGQGIKVCAHVIIGLPGEGEADYLKTMDFLAGLPVWGVKFHQLQVVKGSQMEGEWRRGEIRTLSLPEYADAVVKCLERLPEEVVIHRLSGDVPGELLVSPVWGVNKFMVMEKIPGLLMERNTRQGAKIPGRL; from the coding sequence ATGCCTGAACCCTACAATAATCTTTCATCCCATCTTAAATCCGTCTTCGGCTGCAGGGTCTTCAAGGTGAGTATCGATACGGGCCTTCCATGCCCGAACCGGCGCGGAGGGGCGCGGGGCGGCTGCACCTTCTGCGTCGAGTCCACGCTCGTCACAAAGACATTTAAAGCGGGCATGGGCGTAAGGGAGCAGCTTATCGCGGGGATGGAGTATGTCGGCAAGCGGTACAGGGCTGAGAAGTTCATCGCATACTTCCAGCAGGGCACGAACACGAACGCGCCTGCTGATGCATTGCGCGGGTATTTCAGGGAAGCCCTTGTCCCGGAGGTTGCGGCCATAGCAGTCGGCACAAGGCCGGATTGCCTCGGCGACGCCGCACTCGGGCTCCTTTCGGAGCTGGGCAAAGAGAGGCCGCTTTGGGTGGAGCTGGGCCTTCAATCGGCGAATGACGAAACGCTTTCAAGGATAAACCGGGGGCACACTGCGGCCCAATTCAAGGACGCCGTCCTCCGGGCGGCAGGTCAGGGCATAAAGGTATGCGCCCATGTGATAATCGGCCTGCCGGGAGAAGGTGAAGCCGACTACCTCAAGACAATGGACTTCCTTGCCGGCCTCCCGGTCTGGGGTGTGAAATTCCACCAGCTCCAGGTCGTAAAGGGCTCTCAGATGGAAGGAGAGTGGAGGAGGGGGGAGATACGGACCCTGTCACTTCCTGAGTACGCGGACGCGGTTGTAAAGTGCCTTGAGCGGCTTCCGGAAGAGGTCGTCATTCATCGGCTTTCCGGAGACGTCCCGGGGGAACTCCTCGTCTCCCCGGTCTGGGGCGTAAACAAGTTCATGGTAATGGAAAAGATACCCGGGCTTCTAATGGAACGTAATACCAGGCAGGGGGCAAAAATCCCCGGACGCCTTTAA